CTGCGGCCCTGGCGTTTGCCCGCACCTTCGATTATTGCCGCTTCATCCCCTGCATGCAGCCGGAACCCGGGATGGTAGAAGCACTCTCTATTCTTTCGGCGAAGATGCCGCTGGCCGTGGCCACCAATCGGGGAACCAGCATGCCGGAGATTCTTGAGCATTTCGATCTCGGCCGGTTTTTCCATGCAGTCGTGACCTGCCGGGACGTCGAACGCCCGAAACCCCATCCGGACATGCTTTTCATGGCGGCCGGACGGCTGGGACTTCGGGAGAGCGAACTGCTGTTCATCGGGGATTCGGAACTGGATCGCGAGGCGGCCCGGAGTGC
The window above is part of the Desulfuromonas sp. TF genome. Proteins encoded here:
- a CDS encoding HAD family hydrolase, with protein sequence MKGIRGIIYDCDGVLFESRQANLAYYNTVLSHFGEPPVLSEERERAHLCHTAASPKVFEALLGPERLAAALAFARTFDYCRFIPCMQPEPGMVEALSILSAKMPLAVATNRGTSMPEILEHFDLGRFFHAVVTCRDVERPKPHPDMLFMAAGRLGLRESELLFIGDSELDREAARSAGIRFAAYKGQVEGDIAIESHREVVELIESCNL